In the Sediminibacter sp. Hel_I_10 genome, one interval contains:
- a CDS encoding malate dehydrogenase: MKVTVVGAGAVGASCAEYIAIKNFASEVVLLDIKEGFAEGKAMDLMQTASLNAFDTKITGVTNDYSKTAESDICVITSGIPRKPGMTREELIGINAGIVKTVSSNLIEHSPNTIIIVVSNPMDTMTYLVHKTTDLPKNRIIGMGGALDSARFKYRLAEALNAPISDVDGMVIGGHSDTGMVPLTAHATRNSVKVSEFLSEERLEQVKEDTKVGGATLTKLLGTSAWYAPGAAVSGLVQAIACDQKKLFPCSALVEGEYGLNDLCIGVPVILGRNGIEEIVTIKLSDAEQAHMEESAAGVQKTNGLLEL; this comes from the coding sequence ATGAAAGTAACAGTAGTTGGAGCAGGAGCCGTAGGTGCCAGTTGTGCAGAATACATTGCCATTAAAAATTTTGCAAGTGAAGTCGTATTGTTGGATATCAAAGAAGGTTTTGCTGAAGGTAAGGCGATGGATTTGATGCAAACAGCATCCTTAAACGCATTTGATACCAAAATCACGGGAGTTACCAATGATTATTCAAAAACGGCAGAGAGCGATATTTGTGTCATTACTTCAGGAATTCCTCGTAAACCAGGGATGACTCGTGAAGAATTGATAGGCATCAACGCGGGTATTGTAAAAACAGTATCTTCTAACCTTATTGAGCATTCTCCAAATACCATTATTATTGTGGTGAGTAATCCTATGGATACCATGACCTATTTGGTACACAAAACTACTGATCTTCCAAAAAATAGAATTATTGGGATGGGCGGCGCTTTAGATTCTGCACGTTTCAAATACAGATTAGCAGAAGCATTAAATGCTCCTATTAGCGATGTTGACGGCATGGTGATTGGAGGTCATAGCGATACAGGTATGGTGCCTCTAACGGCTCACGCCACTAGAAACAGTGTTAAGGTTTCTGAGTTTTTATCAGAAGAGCGTTTAGAGCAAGTTAAAGAAGATACTAAAGTAGGTGGAGCAACTTTAACCAAATTGTTAGGGACTTCTGCTTGGTATGCCCCAGGTGCAGCGGTAAGTGGTTTGGTACAAGCTATTGCTTGTGATCAAAAGAAACTATTCCCATGTTCTGCACTAGTAGAAGGAGAGTATGGTTTAAATGATCTTTGTATTGGTGTTCCGGTTATTTTAGGCCGTAACGGAATCGAGGAAATCGTTACCATAAAATTGAGTGATGCTGAACAAGCTCATATGGAAGAAAGCGCTGCAGGTGTTCAAAAAACAAACGGACTGTTAGAATTATAA